A single genomic interval of Polaribacter vadi harbors:
- a CDS encoding DUF1761 domain-containing protein: MEMNFYIFFLAALVPMIIGFVWYGPLFGKAWMNQMGFTEESLKGTNMLKTLLICYVLSFLIAFALMPMVIHQMGVYSTLAGEPGFSEQTGEAYSYFENFVATYSDRFRTFKHGAFHGVLFGFFLILPIIGIIAVFEKKSFKYVAINAGYWIATLAIMGGIICQWV, encoded by the coding sequence ATGGAAATGAATTTTTACATCTTTTTTTTAGCGGCACTTGTGCCAATGATTATTGGCTTTGTGTGGTATGGCCCATTATTTGGTAAAGCATGGATGAACCAAATGGGTTTTACAGAAGAATCCTTAAAAGGCACTAATATGTTAAAAACTTTACTTATTTGTTATGTATTGAGTTTTTTAATTGCTTTTGCTTTAATGCCAATGGTAATACATCAAATGGGTGTTTATTCTACTTTAGCTGGCGAGCCAGGTTTTAGCGAACAAACAGGAGAAGCATATTCTTATTTCGAAAACTTTGTTGCAACCTACAGTGATCGATTTAGAACCTTTAAACATGGTGCTTTTCATGGAGTATTATTTGGGTTCTTTTTAATTTTACCTATAATTGGAATTATAGCAGTATTTGAAAAGAAATCATTTAAATATGTAGCTATTAATGCTGGTTATTGGATTGCAACCTTAGCAATTATGGGTGGTATTATTTGCCAATGGGTATAA